One Oryzias latipes chromosome 21, ASM223467v1 genomic window, CCACGATAGGTCATGTTTTTAAGGATTGAATACTGacttacttttgttttgacaTAAATAGTGTTTTTCAGAGTAAATAGTATGATACCAAAACACTCTCCCAATTTCCAGTCGGACTAGCCTGACagcaataagtgattaatcattccATCATATTTTGACTTTTAATCTGGATTTCTATACAGCAGAAAACGCATACGAAGTCAATGTAACAAATACAAACATGGTCACTGTGGCAACTATGTCAATTTAGGTGCTGCAATTCtggtttcttaaaaaaaaaaatgtatttaaagtatCAAGTTCACCCACAGATAAGactgtggttttatttttgtccatgCTGTACAGTCCTTCTTTAGTTCTTTAgttctttaaatatatatatatatataatttttttttcttttcttttttctacaggcaCTGGCATCACTTTAAAATGTGTCAGTCTTTCCATCTCCTGACTTTGAATCTTGACCCAAGAGTCTGTAACCACAACAAATCTGCTGACATTTGCAAAACAGGTGAGACATGTGCGTGTGGAACCTGCACTACTTTTAGTATTCAATCTCCTTCTCTTATAAATTCCTTTTTATATCCATTTTTTTGACTTGAATatgtaaaccatttttttataaagttgaaACAGGAGAGTTTTCtagttttgtgtttaaaatcgTTTATTCCAATGGTTTACTTTTAAAACACTGAAGCTCCAAAACAtgatttgacacaaaaaaaaagttttcacaaAGAGTTGAGTCTTTGAAGAGCAAACGCTGCAAAAGCTCTCAAGCTTGTTAAGAATTGTGAGAAGAAATtgcaaaaaaaggttcaaagacaatttaaaaaaaaaatttagaagGGATTTTCAACACTGCAGAGCAAAGTGTCTTCAAAAGATTCAAAGGAGACGCACATTTAAACACTTTGAACCCTTAACTTTACTCAGATCGATAACTTGTAAATCTTTATGAAAGTGATGGCAtgcatctttttttgtcttttcattttaCTATTGCCGTTTGAAATGTGTTCATTTCTTCATTGTTGGTTTGTGAAATAATGTACAGTACACTGTAGTGACAGGATTAAACCGATGAAATGACACCATTTCAGTTTGACTAACCAGCTCTGtcccttttcttttctgagaAATCAAATAAAGCCAAGCCTCTCCAGCTTTCTGACACCTCATCTGCATCGTTGTTCAGAAACAGCTCTGCGCAATGCTCTGTTGACACCTTCCACATTAAGTCAAACACATTCAAAACTTGGTATCATTTTGAATTCCAATCCTCTTTTGGATGGATGTTCTGCTGAAAGCCTTTCATTGCAAGCTGGAGTGAGGCACTCGTGCTGTGTGGATTTGAGTGATGATAAAGGGCAGAGGTACACAGGGAGGAGCTGCGCATCTCTGTGATACAAATGGAATTACATCAAgggatgacatttttttttttttactttagttaaCAGCAGTTTTGAAGTCGTGATAAGTTTTACCATGTTTCTTTCCACCCCCAAAACTGCTGAACtctagtggaaaaaaaaaaaagaaaaagttttgtgACATTCAAACTGCATTCACATTAATTTTTAGAGGTTTTTCTTGGTTTGAGCTATGACTAACACTCAGTTTTCAGCTTTagctgatataaaaaaaaaattttcttttttgttttgtgtaaaaacaaaaagcagggtTTGTCTTCtcctttatttcctgttttcagtTCAGCTCATAGCAGCTGTGTATCCACTTATGTCAAACCACCAGTATCTGTATCCTCCCATCCCAATTCCTTTCAGTGAAGCTGTAGCAGTCTGCCTTATGGTAGCCCTCAAACTCTATGTTGTTTCtcaatacattttcaaagcGGATTAGCAGGTGTGCATCGCTCTGCAGAACCCAGACTTTCTGTCACGTTCTCTTCCTGTATTTATCATCCCCCTTTTCTCAGTTTCTCTTTCACCGTTTCTCTCTACACCTCTCCTATGTTGTCAGTCTTACTTCCCAAGTTGCAACTGATGTGTGCACTTTTGTGCTCACTCTACAAACTCTTCCTTCCTGCTTTTGCACTGCCTTTAAGCAATCTCCTGCTGACTTTTCCACGTTGAGGTGTAGCTGCACAATTTTGCACTTGCCGAAAACGCACTTCTCTATTTGTCTCTCTGTGCAAGTTATTTACAGCAGCACGGGTAAGCAAGGAAAGAAAGTGGAAGTTCCCTTCCTGCCCGCACAATATTGAGACCTCGCACTCTGACCACAAACCATGATAGATGCTTGGCTCCAGAAATCTAAAGCAACGGGTTTATCTTCTACTAAGTCAAAGATATTCTTAATGGGAACCTTTTAACAattcatctgttttgtttttgtgttttttttttttttttatctcaaagGTTTATATCTTTAAGCAATTGTGAggtgaaagagaagaaaaagacgCTAAGCAAAATCCCCCAACTGCCTGGAGATTCTCATGCAAAATGTCTCCACCTCTGGTGTTGCAGCAATGACATTACACCAATCGATCACCGACTTGCATACATCTTTTCCCAACATCTCAAATTACAACAAATACAAGCGGTACAAAGACTTGACAAAGCTGCTGCATTTGATATGCCAGATTTCCACAGTAACTAGCTTAACTACCTTCTAAAATATGGGTGTGTAGCAGAAACCAAGCAGGCGTACGAGTTGCTCCcacgtgtgtgtatgtgcattcATATCTCTGAAGGTTTAGGGGCCTGTCCAAACATCCACCCGGCAGGAAAAACAGGATTGGGACTCATCACCAGGCAGTTGCACAACCCAATTGAGGATCCACACTCACCTGAGCTCAAAAAGAGTCGGAACTGTTCCTCATTCAGCGCTTGGACAGGCTACACTGTTGACCTGAAATAAAAGTAATTCCACAAATATTTTGAATTCAAACCACAGTGACGGCTTAGTCACGTTTTGCTTTAGAATGCTTTTCCAGTGACATCATGAGGTGTGTTTTGGATTAATCCTAAAGTACAAAGCATGTCTAGGTGTGGAAGGTAATAGTTTCCATAGTATTTCAGACTTTTGTACAGGTTTCTTTGTCAGACAGGATCTGCAGATGAAGTCTTATCGGTGGTAGAACTCGACAAAGGAAGTCTTGCAGGAAAGCCACAAAGCTGTTATAGCTGTCTGTCCTGCCAAGGAACAGAAATACTCTGATAGCTGCGGTCAAAATGAGTTTGTATGCAGGGGTTTGCATGgctataataaaaataaaaataaacagttaatttaaaaaaaagaaaaaaccctgcCTACTTTATTAAActaacaggaaaaaagaaaatctaaaatcaAAATAGTAAAATTAGCTTAAAGGacaactttttaaatgaaaatttgaaaacttttcttATGatgaaaaccccaaaaaacattGTATTAGAAAAGGTTTGGTGTAATTTGACTTTAGTATCGTTTACCACCTGTGTTTTCTCTAAGAtgataacacatttaaaaagaaaaattgctaATTTTAGTCACCATCAAAGAAATTGTGTAAACATCTTTACCGCAGTCTAGTTTAGAAGATTTTGCTATGGAACGAActctcaaaatgtattttattttgaaaatgtgttaTCAAATTGATAAAATGTTACACTTGCGCAGTAATGATAATTCACCAGCTTTGTCACTTGCAACAGCAACACATCGACTCACACAAAGTCACTTtagactaaaaaaagaaaacagaattccTTAAAGGTATCATCTGCAGTAAAAACTTTTCATAAACACTGAcacatgctttttctttttttttcatctcctgGTCAGCTCAGTCTAGAGCCACACACCCTTTAATTGTAGAGAAACTTTTGATgtgtttaacaaaaataaatgtcttactaacaccctataaattcatttataatgcttgttaatgtgttaacaaagcttgttaaggaatcttaatataaagtgttaccatcTAATTTGCATATGATTTGTTTGATCTACTTCCCTGTACCTGCCAGATTTTTGTGTTGTGATCATGTTGACTATGAGGGTGTGTtatgtgatttttgtttgttgcttCAAAAATGCACTATAAgacaattccttttttttacactttttaccAGCTTTAACTTAAAAAATCATGATGAGTTTTTTGGCAGTTTTGTAGTTTGAAGCATAGGTTGTGCTTTTGCCATTGCTTCCgttattcattttgtttgtcatttgcCTGCACCTATGTGTTTATTCCGTTTACCCATCATTTgattatcagtttttttttaataaaagggaTGTCTGAGCATTAAAATTACCGCAAAGTGGGTGCAGGTGTGTTATCCCTGGGCTAAAAGTGTTGCTCAAACGGAGATCAAGTCTAGATGGAGGCAAACAATCAAGACGCAGGCAGGGAAATGGTGAAACCTGAAGATGCAAAGATACAGTTTGGGGTCTGTTTAAGCCTTTACACATCTCAGTTTTGCTACGCCTTCACATAGCtttgattttgtgtgtttttgctggCGGAATGTGTACAAGTATGTGTATGCGCTGCGTAGATTAAAGAAGTAAGGGGGAGACAGCTCTGACATTTAGAGGCTTCAACAGGCTCTGGCGCCCACCTGTTCATAgatgaaaactgaaaaaggaGTAAACACCCGCCAGTGCATTATAAACTAAGGTAAACCTCCATATCTCCACAGTGTGGCTGCACAAGTTACCCTTTTATCAGGAAGGGTAGATTTCATGGACATAAAATGTGTCATTACTTATTTATCTTTAATTAGGACAAAGAATAAATATTAGGCATTTAACCCCATCTCCTATTTGTCTGTAAACTTGTGTAATGTAAGGACATTTTCTAAATGCCATCTGTTAATcttttagacccactagaaatGTATAACCACAGAGCTGCTTTATCAGCACACTGTCAAACTGCCAGCTGAGCCCCTTTTGCTCCacaagtgcttttattttatcacgCTTATCTCATTCTTTGCATGATTTGGATCATACGACTGACCCATTAAAGTTTTGGGCTGCTGTTTGTTATTTCTGTGACTATCTGATTAAGCTGAATAGCCAAGTACTGTACGGCAGTAAAGAATCCACTTTAATTTTGGCTGATCAGTAtgaattttagatttttttcttaagattGAGGAAGTAGAATCTGTCAATTGCTCTTATAAAAtggaatcattttaattttgcagTTGGGATGTTAAGTTTTTTCCCATatgaacagctttaaaaacgtttttttctccaACAGAACATGCATTTTTCTGCTTGCCAGTCATAATCAAACTCTACAAAGGCATAGATTGTGTTTGGTTGTCACGTAAAAATGGATGAAATATGGACGGATGTTTCTCATAATACCTTTTAATTGGAACAAAagtacagtttgcatgattgtacaacaataagttttatttccaGTGTCAAAATTCACAACAAGAGGGTAAAACCAGTaattactttaagaaaaataacCATCTTATTCTTCACAGCAGTGTGTCTTCATGTAAGGTCATTAATGcaaaagagcaacaaaaaaaaaaaaaaacagtcaggcAGACCAAAAGGGCTGATCCTCAGACCTCCTTCACCAGTCAGAGTCGTGAATTCATTTTGTTAATATatggtttgtgtgtctttttctgtactagttaaaaatgaaagattccATTTTTGGACACTAAAAAAAGCTTATGTATTTTACCTGAGAGCCCTCACATAAGAAAGTCAGCAACGCTGTAGAAACTGATCAATCAACATACAAGCCTGGATAATTCTAACATTCAGTGCCAGTTGTTTCTTATCCTCCTTGAGAGCACGAGTCACCCAGAACCCTGTGTTTAACAATTTttgtaaacatgtttaaacttcaaaaacacacaaaatacacaacTCATATCAATAATTCAGCAGAAAAATAGATATTTCGCACGCCTATCTTTAAAATTTACAAATCACATCCCCGGAATTTCTGTAGCAATAGCAAAGATTGAAAGTTTCAAGTAAAGACCCCTTTAAAAAGGAGGCAGacatgtccccccccccccttgtatTATTTTACATAAGGCTCATTATATAgatgaaaaggggaaaaaagtgatGCAAAGAGAGCAAGTTGAATTTAAACCGGGTTAAGTTAAACTTATAATGGAAGATGTAAACAATGTTCAAGCCAGAGCTTTGCAAAAAGTTGTTCATTATGTAAAGAGgcaacaaataaaaagtgaTCAAGCTGCCTTTTGACTCCAAATAGATATAAAAATCAGAAAGTTTATCCTttgagcattaaaaaaaaacaataattgccagaaaattaatgaaatcagaaaacaaatgtgttaaactaaaaataatgcCAGGTATTTCCCTATAGACATAAAGTGCATTACCAACTGTACCAAGCACAGTTTCAGCTGACTCCTTTCCTAATGGAGACAGTGGCTATTTAGAAGAACTGGCCTTATGGATTAGAATGCGTTATCCTTCAATGCAATATGGTAGGATTGTCTTACTTTTTTCCATGAGCcactaaaaagtaaaagtaaaccaACTATGTGGTAACTTCCTCTTCATTGATAATCACACACCAGGGCTGGGTATGGAGTtaagcactttttttaaaaacagactcCATTGCATTGATACTATCAAGCATTACAAGAATAATGCCAAATTGTGATACCAGAGAGAATGTCAGTGGGTCAGAAAACTCATCGTGCCTACTTCAGGTAATGGTCAGTAGCATTATTCCTCACATACATCATAGATTTGCTTGAACTATATTGTCACATGTTGCGGTAATAATATGCATTTCATCTTCCGCTTGTTTCTTTCTACATTGGTTGAAAAGATAAGTCTGTGAATGGACTTAACACTTGTAATAAAGCCAAACGTTCTAACATGTTTTGTTAGAAATCTTTCCTTTaatttttgttggaaaaaaatatattgttaaAGAACCGGTTTTAGATTTAGGCCATTGGAATTAGTAGTAAGTATTTTGGAAATGATGACCAACCCTACCACACGCTTATCCTTCAGTTTGTGCTGCCCCTGTTCTTGATCCTTCCTTGTAAAAAGTCAGACACGACGGAGATTTTACAGCAGCTCCAAGAGCCAGACGGAGACAGCACCAGCTATTAGGGTATGTGTGCTATGAGATGGTggtaaagtgaaaaacaaaaaaacaaaaacaaaaaaggcaggtGTATTAAGACAGCATTCTAGTCATGATAGAGTGTGGGTGGGAAGGGGGCATACCAGCGTTCAACTTATAGCTTTAGAGACACTTTGGGGTTTCTCTATTTTGTCTATGTTACACAGATAGGAAATAGTTTTGCTAGTGGATATTTCAAAATGGGTTTAAGGCGGTTTTAACATACACATTCAGCAAGTGTGCTGTAAACCTCACAATGTATTCAatccttggaaaaaaaaaagttaagtaagGCCAGAAAGCATTCATTCTAGCTGCATCTTTGTTTGATACCCATTGTCCTAAAGCACTAAACTGCAGCCATGCTCTTATGCAGATCCTTAAGGCGAAACCTAATCAACATTTTCTTATtcactatttttttaactgcGGATGTACTCCTCCAGCTTTGTGTATCAGATGGCGAATTAAAGTTCACGCAACACAACAAATCAGACACCCGGATATATTGACATTTGAGAAAGGAAACAGACAAATTGCTAGTTAGTCATGTGGATCACCTTGAAGGCTTACAAAGGAGGATGTCTTTTAAGGTCACAGGTTTGACGAGAATAATTAGCAGACACTTTGTGTACTTTcctatttatgtttttagtttACAATCAATGGTTTTACTTTTTGAAGGCATGATGAATAGAGGCTGATTATGATGGATAGAAAGAGGTACAAAAAGCCAAATGTCTACAGTGAGTTTGAATGGAAACTGTAACAACACTTTTCAAtcccaaaccaaaaaaattggCAAAATAGATTAGTTATTTCTAACTGGCTCCAGTGTAATTCTGTAAATGAATTACAAATGTTCCCATATTAATACAGTTCAATCATTATACTGCTatagaataaaagaaaattgactttttaaaaatgttaaattgtaATGATAATataaatttttaatttgaatggTCTTACCTCTGTGTTAACAAAATGTATAGATTTTTAGTTTaccataaaatctaaaaaagaaatccagataTATGTAAATggcaaaataatttatttgagcCTAAATGCACTTTGCTTAATTTCTTCATACTGATTGCCATGTTTTGACAATGGCACCAAAGCTTTTCAGCTTGGAATCCTGTAAAATATCCCAATTTCTGGAAAATACCATCAATATTTATAATTTGTTAAATACTGTTGTACATTTTTGGACATAAGTATCAGAAAAAAAGTTGCTAATCAATTAGCAAAAATAGTCCAAATGTTTTCAGCCCTTTTGTTCAGCAATTTGATTCCCTTGttggtgtattttttttgtctttcctaaAACCCAAAACAACCCCACAAAATTCTTTTGGGGCTGAGTGGAAACCTAATGATTCTATCCACCATAGTGAGCCCATCAAGgcaacatgatttttttctctgtgtgaaGGCACAAGAATAAATGGAGACCCTTTCAAATattatttggaggaaaaatgtatACGTGATCTGACAGCTGCTCTGTTTAACATgagaaaagagagagaagaaaaacaacaacaacaaaacccaaataaaatcTTACCTTCTTTCCTCTAAgcattttaaatagaaaatatgTCTTTGGCCCATTCTTTGTCTGACTGTTCAAGAGTTCCAATGAACAGACAGCATCTTAAAATATAGTCTTTGTGCTACACTGCAGTGCCGTTCACCTGTGGAGTTTTCAGAGGAGATAAGGATGAGTAACTGTGgctccttttgtttttggactCTTCTTGGTTCCTGCTCCTCCCCTCAGTGGAAGGTGTGCTCTCCACGGACTATGTGTGAGGAGAACTCATAGCGGTCTTTGCTCTGGTAGCCACAGATGTTGCACTCCAGTGGATCTCTGTATCCATGGCAACCCATGTGAATGGTGTACATGACGTGGTCCAGGAAGAGAACTTGACAGTGCTCGCACTGGAAGGCCCGCAGCTCATTCCCCTCTCGTCCAAACACTCGCACCCCCTCGTTGCTTGCGGGCCTTTCTGCAGGAACGCGCATTCCCACTCTCACACCGCTTCTTGGTGACACGTCTGGAGCCCGATCATTCAAACAGTGCACAGCTGGACTGCCTCGGGACCTGAGGCCTGCGGGAACATTGCTGCCATGGTAGCTCTGCTTGTCCTGAGGACTGCTGCGAGCCGAGTCAGCAGAGTCAATACCACTGTTGTTGGGGGATTCCTCTTGTGCTGATTGAAGGGACTTGCTCTGTCTGGTTAAGGCAGTTGGGCCATTTAAAGTGGGATGGTTGAGAAAGTGAGCGGGCTGAGGTGGAAGAGTTTCCGAGTTTCCTCGACACTCTGTTCGATGGCCCAGCGACATGACGGCAGGGTGGTAGATGGGGTTGATCATGGGCATCACCTCTGTCATGGACAGAGGAGGACCTGGATGGTGGAGCACTGGGCGCAGATTATTTGTTCCCAGATATGTCATGGCATCATTGATGGCCTGGTCCATCATATGGGGCGGTAACATCTCGGCCTGCTTTTCAAACTTAAGGCCCATCTCATAGCCTAAATCAGGATAGCTGTAGCGTGCAGGCTTTTCTCCTGCAAATAACAGAATTGAGCAGGAACTGAGAATACAATGCCATCTTATAAAGAAACCAAATAACTTTTAGACAGTACAGTGCAACCATAGGTATCATTTTCTTGCTCACCCATCTTGAGTCTCACTTTTGCTTCTGAtcttgttttcatattttgttctgTATGTTAATTTTATTGGGGTGGAAAGCCCCATCCATCTACAATTGCACTGTTTAACCCCTCCAGAACAGGGATGCggtaagctgttttttttttgctcttgatAAGGGCAATAGCAAAGCTACAGGTGTACCTAACcacaaagtgaaaaacatttccttgCTTTTAGGTCCTCTGCTTgctcaatcttttttttctctcacattctctctgtctgtctaatAGTGTAGCATGAAGCTAATAAAAAATAGCAAATAACTATGACAAAGGCATGTAATTGTGCACAACGAAGATGAATCAAAAACTAGaagcaaacaacaaaacaaataaacaactttataaagacttttttttctattaagtCAGTTGAAAAAGTTTGGATGGGGTGGGAGATTTTAAAATATGCACAACTGctacatttttgtgtatttgtgattgttacacacacaaaaagtaacCAAATGAATACATAAAGTGGAGACTCTGAAAAGGAGGGAATAAACAGGACAGTAATGGATAAAACCTAACTTTGAACTCAACTAGAGGTAAACTAAATTATTCTGTGCACCACCAGGGGTCTGAACACATCAAATGAAGGTGCTAATTGCCTGGGCTTTGACTGAAATACTCACCCACAAATTTCTGAGGCGTGGTGCTCTTCCTCTTGCCTAAATTGCTGTTAAGTTTTTCGATTACAGGGGGCCGTTCATAGGTAGCCATGGTGTTGGGTTCTGCAGAGGGTCTGGCTTCTTTTGGAACATCTGATTCAAGAGTTGGAAAAGCAGTTTAAACACCATAGGTGtttatgtggtttttttttcgtatattattttcttcagattaaataaaaaaagcaacactaACTCCAATATGACATTTGtaatttccaaaaacaaaaatatgctaTCCAAAAAAATAGCAACAATGAAAATCAAAGTGCTGCAAAtcaagtttgattttatttgatatttttcagCATATGCATATGTGATCTATCAGTTGCACAATATTAAGTGATGCAGTATGCTAGTTGACTGCTCATGGTTTCAGTTCTAGTATTGTCCTTTACCTGTGTAGGTACCAGTGTTGCTGCCGGGATCCAAACCGATGCCCTGCAGGTAACTGTGGCAGCGCTCTTTGTGCTCCTCTAGAGACGTGCGCTGTTTGTAACTCCGTCCACAATAGTTACATTTGTGTGGTTTTCcaactaaaaggaaaaaaaagggattcaAGAAAGAAACTGTTAGCTTCAATCACACCTGCATGGCAGGTAGCATCTTGCATTGCAGCAACCATGTGTAGTGGTGAAATCTCGTGAACATTTAACACTACAAAGCTAAAGGTAAGCTTTGAGATCATGGAGGTTCCACTACTAGTGTAAGGAAACACAAGTTGTGGGCGACAAAAGAAAGTGGCACCATGAAGTCTTCATGTCAAAAAGCTTTAATCTTTGAAAGACAACGTAAACTCCCACTGGTGTGCCACAGCGTGAGTAAACGCCAGAGCTGAGCTTGCATGGTGGTAGGAAACCCACTCCAGGCTGAACTGCTTTGGAGGTGTAGTGTGATTCATTGTGCCATTTCTGTTTCATTCTA contains:
- the ikzf2 gene encoding zinc finger protein Helios isoform X1; translated protein: MEMEASEDYSASNGQCSPGKENSRMLVDMSAPNGQTALPGPNSPSERKIKQEEETVEKEDSDPTPEEMGQMLDDGVSLEDSAADSPSNTQDGLSGTNPSFDGTIRPPNGERPFQCNQCGVSFTQKGNLLRHIKLHTGEKPFKCPFCNYACRRRDALTGHLRTHAVGKPHKCNYCGRSYKQRTSLEEHKERCHSYLQGIGLDPGSNTGTYTDVPKEARPSAEPNTMATYERPPVIEKLNSNLGKRKSTTPQKFVGEKPARYSYPDLGYEMGLKFEKQAEMLPPHMMDQAINDAMTYLGTNNLRPVLHHPGPPLSMTEVMPMINPIYHPAVMSLGHRTECRGNSETLPPQPAHFLNHPTLNGPTALTRQSKSLQSAQEESPNNSGIDSADSARSSPQDKQSYHGSNVPAGLRSRGSPAVHCLNDRAPDVSPRSGVRVGMRVPAERPASNEGVRVFGREGNELRAFQCEHCQVLFLDHVMYTIHMGCHGYRDPLECNICGYQSKDRYEFSSHIVRGEHTFH
- the ikzf2 gene encoding zinc finger protein Helios isoform X2, with protein sequence MLVDMSAPNGQTALPGPNSPSERKIKQEEETVEKEDSDPTPEEMGQMLDDGVSLEDSAADSPSNTQDGLSGTNPSFDGTIRPPNGERPFQCNQCGVSFTQKGNLLRHIKLHTGEKPFKCPFCNYACRRRDALTGHLRTHAVGKPHKCNYCGRSYKQRTSLEEHKERCHSYLQGIGLDPGSNTGTYTDVPKEARPSAEPNTMATYERPPVIEKLNSNLGKRKSTTPQKFVGEKPARYSYPDLGYEMGLKFEKQAEMLPPHMMDQAINDAMTYLGTNNLRPVLHHPGPPLSMTEVMPMINPIYHPAVMSLGHRTECRGNSETLPPQPAHFLNHPTLNGPTALTRQSKSLQSAQEESPNNSGIDSADSARSSPQDKQSYHGSNVPAGLRSRGSPAVHCLNDRAPDVSPRSGVRVGMRVPAERPASNEGVRVFGREGNELRAFQCEHCQVLFLDHVMYTIHMGCHGYRDPLECNICGYQSKDRYEFSSHIVRGEHTFH